In a single window of the Cervus elaphus chromosome 1, mCerEla1.1, whole genome shotgun sequence genome:
- the LOC122695294 gene encoding olfactory receptor 2D3-like: MGEANQTYVTEFVFLGLSQDPHTQVLLFFLFLIIYLLTVLGNLLIVVLIHIDSRLHTPMYFFLRNLSFADLCFSTTTVPQVLVHFLVKRKTISFAGCSTQIVVLLLVGCTECALLAVMSYDRYVAVCKPLRYTTIMTHWVCAQLAIGSWASGAFVSLVDTTFTLCLPYRGNNIINHFFCEPPALLKLASADTYRTEMAIFAMGVAILLAPVSLILVSYWNIISTVIQMQSGEGRLKAFSTCGSHLTVVVLFYGSAIFAYMRPNSKIMNERDKVISVFYSAVTPMLNPIIYSLRNKDVKGALRRVTAK, translated from the coding sequence ATGGGAGAAGCAAACCAAACATATGTGACTGAATTTGTCTTCCTGGGCCTTTCACAGGACCCACACACACAAGTCctgctcttcttcctttttctgatcATCTACCTGCTGACTGTGCTGGGAAACCTGCTTATTGTTGTGCTCATTCACATAGATTCCAGGCtccacacacccatgtactttttccttagAAACTTGTCCTTTGCTGATCTCTGTTTCTCTACTACTACAGTTCCCCAGGTGCTAGTCCACTTCCTGGTCAAAAGGAAAACCATTTCCTTTGCTGGATGCTCAACACAGATAGTTGTTCTACTTCTGGTTGGGTGTACTGAGTGTGCTCTGCTGGCAGTGATGTCCTATGACCGGTATGTAGCTGTCTGCAAGCCCCTGCGCTACACCACCATCATGACACATTGGGTATGTGCCCAGCTGGCCATAGGGTCCTGGGCCAGTGGAGCATTCGTGTCTCTGGTGGACACCACATTCACGTTGTGTCTGCCCTACCGAGGCAACAATATCATTAACCATTTTTTTTGTGAACCTCCTGCCCTCCTGAAGCTGGCTTCTGCAGACACCTACAGGACAGAAATGGCCATCTTTGCAATGGGTGTGGCCATCCTCCTAGCTCCTGTATCCCTGATCCTGGTCTCCTACTGGAATATCATCTCCACTGTGATCCAGATGCAATCTGGGGAGGGACGGCTCAAGGCTTTCTCTACCTGTGGCTCCCATCTCACTGTTGTTGTCCTCTTCTATGGCTCAGCAATATTTGCCTACATGAGACCCAACTCCAAGATAATGAATGAAAGAGATAAAGTGATTTCTGTTTTCTACTCAGCAGTcacacccatgctgaaccccATCATTTATAGTCTGAGGAACAAGGATGTCAAAGGGGCTCTCAGGAGGGTGACTGCAAAATAG